CTCAGGGCACGGTACTGGGTGCGGCTGACGGGTTGCGCGTCTGTCCACTTGTCCGTGAAGCGCAGGCTCCGGCTCCAGTCGGGGAAGGTACGCAGCGCGGTCGTCCAGCCCTCGCTCTCCTCAAGCATGCGGTGCAGGGCCATGTCGCGGCGCAGGCTCAGGGTGCGCTCCGGCGGTTCCACATCCGGCTCGAAGGTGAACAGGCCGCCATCCAGACTGGACAGCAGCTGCAGCGCCGCCTCGCCCTTCAAGGCGTTCGTGCGGGCATGGATGACATCGCCCCGATCGAACCACAGCTGCCCGCCACGTGGATGATCCACGCTGAGACGCCCGGCCCGTCCACTGGTCAGCAGCATCTGCATGACGGACAGGAACGGGAAGACGGTCAGATCGCCGCGCACCATAGAGCCAGAGTGTAGTGTCTTCCACCTGACGAAAGCCTTTCTGCCCACAGACCTTACCGAGGGGCGGTGCTGACCCGATTGAGAGGGTCGCCCGGTGCGGCCGCGGGGCTGCCGGGTGCCAATCTGCCGCCGCGCCGTCGAGCCAGATGAAGTTGACCACGGTGTGGAGGCACCAGCCCTGTCGGGCAGGAATCGCCCCATGAGGCGCTTCGGCATGGCAGCATCTGCACCATGTCCGAGACTGCGCTGGCCACCCTGCTTTCCCTGAGCGCCGCCGACGCGCTTGGAGCGGCGACGGAATTCAAGACCCCGGACGCCATCCTCTCGCGCTATGGCGTGATCGACACTTACCAGCCGGGCAGCGTGTTCGGCTTCGCGCCGGGCGAGGCGACCGACGACTCGCAGATGGTGGTCGCCACCCTGTTCGGGTATGCGCGCCGCACCGGGCACCCGGGGGTACTGGGGGCGCTGCGGGAGTGGCTGGCGGCCGGCCCGCCGGACGTGGGCGCCCTCACGGGCAGTGCCCTTCAGCCGGGCTCGGGATCGACAGCCCGTCTGGACGGCGGCGTGCGGGCTTGGCAGGCGAGCGGGCATCAGAGCGCGGGCAACGGCGGCCTGATGCGGATCGCGGCGGTGTGGATCGCGGGCTTCCGGGGGGAGGCGCTGGCCCGCGAGTCGGCCGTCGTGACGGCTCTCACGCATGCCGATCCGCGCTGCGTGCACGCCTCCGTGTTCCTCACGGCCTTCCTGGAGGCGCTGGACTCCGGGCAGCGCTACGCGGAGGCCGCAGCGCACGGCCTGGCCGTCATGACGGCCCTGGATGCCCGGGCCGTGCTGCTGGATGCTGGCGTGCTGGGCATCGAGATGCGCGAGGCCTTCGCGGCCTTCTGGGCCCAGGATCGGGAAGCCCGCGCGCAGGTGCGGGCCAGGGTTCGCGCCGGGCTGGACGGGCACGTAACCTCGCAAAGTGGGTATGTGCTCGACACGCTGGAGGCGGCCATCGCGCACGCCCGGGCGGAAACGTGGCTGGAGGGCGTGCAGCCCGCCGTGATGCTGGGTGACGACAGCGATACGGTCGCGTGTGTGACGGGTGCACTCCTGGGTGCCCGTGGCCTGCCAACCCCCGAATACCTGCTGTCGGACCTGAGGCTGGGGCATTCCTGGCCAGGTTGGCAGCGCGAGTGGACGTGTGTGCCGCACTTCCCGGAATTGGTGAGCGCGGCGCAGCGGGCATGACAGAGGCAGAGTTCCTGAACACGGTTCGCGAGAACGCGGTGGTCGCGGCGCTCCTCGAGCGTCTGGGATCGCTCGGCACCGACCAGACCTATCTGGTGGCGGGAGCCCTGTTCCAGACGGTGTGGAATGTCCGCAGCGGGCAGCCGCCAGGGAAGCAGATTCTCGATTACGACCTCTTCAATTGGGACGAGGAACTCAGCTTCGAGGCGGAAGACCGAGTGATCCGCCGGGCCGCCCGGCTGTTCGCCGACCTGGGCGTGCAGGTGGAGGTTCGCAACCAGGCGCGGGTGCACATGTGGTTCCCGGAGCGTACCGGCCTGACCCGGCCCGCATTGACCAGCGTCCGGGACGGCATCGATCAGTTCCTGGTGACATGCACCTGCGTGGGCATCGACGAGTCCGGAGCGGTGTATGCCCCGTGCGGTCTGGCCGATCTGGCGGCCGGGCGCCTCCGTCTGAACACGCGGAACCACACCACGGAGCTGTTCACCGCGAAAGTCCAGTCCTACGTGGCGCGGTGGCCGTGGCTTCAGGTCGAGGGCGCACCCTCGCTTCCGCTTTGACCCGAACCTCGTGTATACTTCTTCGGTTGCCCGTGACGTACACCCGGCAGAGCCCGGCAAGACGTGACGGAGGAGGCACCGCATGAAGAAAGACATTCACCCGAAAGCCGTTCCCACCAAGATCATCTTCCAGGGCAAGGTCGTCATGGAGACCCTGAGCACGCGCCCCGAGATTCACGTGGACGTCTGGAGCGGCGTGCACCCCTTCTGGACCGGCGAGGAACGCTTCGTGGATACCGAAGGCCGCGTGGACAAGTTCAACAAGCGCTTCGGCGATTCGTACCGCACCAAGAAGAAGTAAGGTCATCCTTCCTGCAGCGCCCGGCTTTCCACGCCGGGCGCTGCGCTGTTCGGGGGAACCCGTTCCCTCCCGGTCTGGCATACTCGCGGGCGTGCTCAAGTCCCCCTATCACGGCGGTCACCTGGAAGTGATCGTCGGCCCCATGTTCAGCGGCAAGAGCGAGGAACTGATCCGGCGGGTGACGCGCGCCGTGATCGCCCGTCAGCACGTACAGGTGTACAAGCCCGCCCTGGACGACCGCTACCATGCGGCCGCGGTGGCCAGCCACGCGGGCCGCACAGTGGACGCCGTGGCGGTGAGGAGTGCGGCCGACATCCGCGCCCACCTGACCGGCGAGAACGCCCTGCTGGTGGGCGAGCTCCCGCCCCTCCCGGACGTGATCGGCATCGACGAGGTGCAGTTCCTGGACGCCGACGTGGTGGGCCTGGCGCTGGCGCTGGCGGATCAGGGCGTGCGGGTGATCCTGGCGGGTCTGGATCTGGATTTCCGCGCCGAGCCCTTCGGCTTTATGCCGGGGCTGCTGGCCCGTGCCGAGAGCGTCGAGAAGCTCACGGCGATCTGTACGGTGTGCGGTGCTCCGGCCACCCGGTCACAACGCCTGATCGGCGGTCAGCCCGCCCGGTTTGATGATCCGGTGGTGCTGGTGGGGGCCCAGGAGAGTTACGAGGCCCGCTGCCGGGTTCATCACGTGGTGCTAGACAGTGCGTGACTCACACCGCTAGGCCACTTGCCGTCTGAACGATTCTGTAAGCGGGCACACCGTGCGAATCCCCTGAATAGCTGAACGTGGAGCGATACACTTCTGGACGTCTACCCCGAGTCCCCCTCGACGGCCACCGTTGGAGTCCGCCTGCACAGCGTCCCCACAGCCACGCCCGAGCCACCGCAGTCCGCAGACTGGCACCTCAGCCAGCGGCGGATGTTCCTCATCCTGGTCGTGCTGGTGATTGTGGCCAGCGGTGCGGCGCTCGGCCTTCAGCGTCCGCACTACGACCGCCTGGACGTGTGGGCCCTGCCATCCTACGCGCTGGTCATGGTCGCCCTCCAGGCGCTGCTGGCCCTGCGCCGGATTCCCCTCACCACGGCCCTGCGCACCGCGTACCTGGGTGGGGCCATCTACGTGCTGCTGGCGCTCTACCACCAGTTCCAGGTGATGCCGACCACGTCCGTCACCCTGATGGAGAACACGTACTGGTTCGCGGTGATCTACGCCGCCGCG
The Deinococcus sp. KSM4-11 DNA segment above includes these coding regions:
- a CDS encoding DUF4388 domain-containing protein is translated as MVRGDLTVFPFLSVMQMLLTSGRAGRLSVDHPRGGQLWFDRGDVIHARTNALKGEAALQLLSSLDGGLFTFEPDVEPPERTLSLRRDMALHRMLEESEGWTTALRTFPDWSRSLRFTDKWTDAQPVSRTQYRALSLLEGSATIQVMLERSGESPRAVLDTLRPFLMAGLIEQV
- a CDS encoding ADP-ribosylglycohydrolase family protein; translated protein: MSETALATLLSLSAADALGAATEFKTPDAILSRYGVIDTYQPGSVFGFAPGEATDDSQMVVATLFGYARRTGHPGVLGALREWLAAGPPDVGALTGSALQPGSGSTARLDGGVRAWQASGHQSAGNGGLMRIAAVWIAGFRGEALARESAVVTALTHADPRCVHASVFLTAFLEALDSGQRYAEAAAHGLAVMTALDARAVLLDAGVLGIEMREAFAAFWAQDREARAQVRARVRAGLDGHVTSQSGYVLDTLEAAIAHARAETWLEGVQPAVMLGDDSDTVACVTGALLGARGLPTPEYLLSDLRLGHSWPGWQREWTCVPHFPELVSAAQRA
- a CDS encoding nucleotidyltransferase family protein yields the protein MTEAEFLNTVRENAVVAALLERLGSLGTDQTYLVAGALFQTVWNVRSGQPPGKQILDYDLFNWDEELSFEAEDRVIRRAARLFADLGVQVEVRNQARVHMWFPERTGLTRPALTSVRDGIDQFLVTCTCVGIDESGAVYAPCGLADLAAGRLRLNTRNHTTELFTAKVQSYVARWPWLQVEGAPSLPL
- the rpmE gene encoding 50S ribosomal protein L31: MKKDIHPKAVPTKIIFQGKVVMETLSTRPEIHVDVWSGVHPFWTGEERFVDTEGRVDKFNKRFGDSYRTKKK
- a CDS encoding thymidine kinase, which translates into the protein MLKSPYHGGHLEVIVGPMFSGKSEELIRRVTRAVIARQHVQVYKPALDDRYHAAAVASHAGRTVDAVAVRSAADIRAHLTGENALLVGELPPLPDVIGIDEVQFLDADVVGLALALADQGVRVILAGLDLDFRAEPFGFMPGLLARAESVEKLTAICTVCGAPATRSQRLIGGQPARFDDPVVLVGAQESYEARCRVHHVVLDSA